AAAGACACACAGGGGTACATAGCCCCTTCACTACCAGCATGTACATGCATGCCCCCAAATGTGTAAGCTCTGTTCTGTACCAAATAAAGACTGAAGCCTGGAGTAAAATATTAGTGTCACTGACAGCTGAAggactgtttttaaattaaggcttCAAGCAGGGGGCAGCCACAGACGGGACTCACATAGCTCAATTCAAAAAGGATACTTAAGCTCTGCTATCCCCTACCAGGTGTGAAATCCTGTATTGAGAAACCTTCCCAATGCTGGGACCTGCTAGAAAGCCACACAGAAAAGATTTCAGGAACATATAATCTGCTAAAGACAGAGGCTTACTAACCTTACTTACCTAAGAGGCTTTCTTAGCACATGGGGAAGAGTTCTGTCTTTGAAACTTTTAGAACTATTAGAAGTATTTCCTAATATGGTCAATGCTTAATGTATTAAGTATTAGCTAACCTTTTTGCGAGATATTGAGGCCTTTATCAATTAGTTCTGTAAAATAAGGTTACCTGTTTATCCACAGCAGGGCAGGTTTCTACACAGGCTCTCTAATTCAAGATGTGacaacattttactttttcaggATTATGTGGAGTCACACTTTTCTGGATAATAATTAAATCACATATTTTCACTCATCGCTCACCTTTTGGTCCCTTGATCTTAGCAGACTGGTGATCAAACTTCCTCGTTTAAAAAGTAGCTTTGAAAACAGAGGCCCACTGATATCAGCTCCTCCCATCAGACCATAGAGAATCCAGCGACCGTCAAGAGCCAGGCAGTTGACATTTTTCTCCCAGTAGGATCCACCTATGCAGTCTAGAATAAGGTTGACTCCAGCACCTTCCACATGAAACAGATTTTGTGATGCTAGTCAGACACAGAAAGCTTGGTGCAAACTAAGAATTCCATCGTATTTTTGCggatatatgcatataaataaatacaagtgcAAGCAGTAAATCTGTAGGTGGAACTTGAAACATGGTTACAAATGGGGTTAGGTAGCTGAACTGTGTCATACATGTGTGATACATTTCATCTTTTGTGATCCTTGCCATAGCAAGAGGGAAATGGGGCAACACCATGATGTGATATTTCCCCTGACCTCCATGTAAGTAGAGAACTCACTGTCACTCAGGAGAACAGGGGAGATCCACTGCATGCTACAGGGCAGGCTACTTCATATCTAAGTTATGAAGTATCTGCACTAGGTTGTCTAAATCATGGCTTTGCTAGCTTTTTCATCTCTCCTTTTCAACTCGTGGAAAAAATGAGAAGGGATAAGCCAAAAATTGTTAACAGATTTGGCTTTGGAATACAGAGATATGCATGCCTACTCACCCATTTAGGGAACTACCTACCCAAGGCTCCTATGACCAGCTCCAAACTAGTCTCTGCCTCACACCTCCTGTTAATTCACTGCAGAGTGGCTGGTTGGGAAGAGGTCCTCAATGATTCCAGGCCAACACTGTGTGATTATCCACTTTCTAAAACATGTATGAATCATATCACTTACAAGAATGCACAGGGAAGCCATCTTAGTCCTAAATACTGTTTGCCTATCTTCAGTGGTCAAACACCAGAGGACTGGAATTTGGCCTGAGCAGCTGTTGTGCTTTTAGCAGAGGGAAGACGGATCCAGAGGCAACTTTGCGGCTAGTGAGGGTTTTATTGAATCAACTCTGAAACTCCTGTTGAACCGCAGAAGGTTTGTTTACCTTTGGTGAATTTCAGTGCTGcttcagaaaaatcctcttctttGTAATTGAATCCAGCAACTGCTCCGAGCTTTTCTGCCATTTGAAGCTTGTGCTGGGAGCCAGCTGTGACCAGAGGAATAGCTCCTGCCATCCGGGCAAGTTGGATGGCAGCTGTGCCCACACCACTTAATCCTGCATGGATTAGCACAGAGTCTCCAGCCTGAACATTTCCTATGACAGAAAGTACAGGAACCATTCACTTGACTTTGCAACTGCTACACATTTTCCACACAGGCTTGTTCTACTATGATCACCTGGCCCTCGGACCACCAAATGTCAAATCTCTTGCTGTCTTATGAAAACATATTGACAGTTCTTTTCATCTTATTGCCTCTGGTCCAAGTGGGAAACAACTTTTTGAAACAGAGTTATTAGCAGCCACATCCATAATCTGTTTTACCTTTGAAATAATATCAAACATATCTCCAATCTATGCCTGAATGAGTAAGAATAACCATTGCTCCCACTGTTACCACCTGAAGCCAGCCCCTCTTCACTCTGAAATGGGCCTCCAGCTGATCTCACAAATCCAGGCACAGCACAGGCTTGTCCTGAAATGGAGCTTCCATTATGTCACTTTCTCCTCAAAATGTAAAGTGGTTCTTGATTGGCTTTTGTGTCAAGTCCAGATAGCCTGCCAGATAGCCTGCCATTCAAGGCCACCACAATCTAGTCCCAGCCTTATCTTTCACAAATTATAATTGTCATCCTTCACTTCTTAGTGAAGCAGCTAATCTCATTTTGACACTCTTAGGCCACCTTGGCTTGCCTTCTGTCCGTCTCTACCACCCTTCAAGGCCTTCTCttccagaaagttttctctgACTACCTTTGCCCACACCGACTTTTCCCATCTTGAGGTTCTGTTGCGTTAGAGACAGGGCCACCTTTCAGAACTCTGGTTGTCTATTCCCAGTTACACTTGAATTCCCTAAAGGCAGGGACCCTCACGTGAACTCTTGGTTGACCTCAGTGGGATTGGGGAGGAATTAAAGAGTTGATTAAGTGGCTCCTTCTACTGCACTAGGGCACCCAGAGAGAAGCTCAGCATGACTTTGAGAATCTGAAACTACTGCTGGGCTTACAGTGTGAAGATGCTCACAGGCTTTTTATCTAGTGCTTTCCAGGTCTTCTTTCTGCCAATCATGATTTTCAGCCTCAACATCAAGCCATTGCTACATAGTATGAGGGCCTCATGCTACTGGAGTTACAGTAGGGTGAGGTGCTGGGATTGGGTGTGGCTCAGTGGCCAGCTAAAGCTGCCCTGCAGGACTGCTGGTTTTTGAGGTGGCTGAGTCATAAAGAAATTGGACTACGCTGTATGGAGtgagcatggggtgggggtggggtccttACCCAAGAGATGTAATAGCTGGAAGGCAGTGAGCCAGGCCTCTGGGATGGCTGCAGCCTGGAGCATAGTCAGTCCTGCAGGGATGGGCATGAGGAGCCCTTCAGGGACAGTGACAAACTGAGCCTGGCCCCCGCCAGGCAGCAGAACCATGGCTGGGTCCCCGATCTTCCAGTGTCCCTGGcagccaggccccagctctgccacgtgTCCAGATGCCTCAAGTCCCAAAATGTTGCtggctcctgggggtgggggatacTGGCCTTCTCTCTGCAGAGATGCATTAAGCAGTGAGCATGATCAGAAGTCTGTGTCACCATCCCTGGCTCTCTTCCCAGAGCCCTTTGTTTCAAGACAAAATTCAGGATAAAGGTAGGTTTTTTTAAGTCAGGAAAAAAGAGATGAGGTAATTTGTTTCATGCAAATAAGAGACTGTAGGTCACATAATCAGTGGATGTCTAACTGGTAGAGTCCTTAGCTATTTCTCTCATCTAAACcccttgttttacaaatgaataaatggaggtCTAGGCTGGGAAATGCCTTGTCCAAGGTGGCAAAGCAAATTAGTAGCAGGAACAAAACCATGTACTTCTTAATGATTATCATATATCAAATGCTAGGCGCTGTACTCACTCATCACAATCCTCAGAAGCCTCCAACCAGTGGCTTGAGACCAGAGGGACTCAACTAGGAGTGTGCATCAAAACCGTTTGAGGAGCTTTTTCAAAGTACACATCCCTGGGTCCCGGTCCTGTTTATTTTGAGTAAGTGCCCCTCTGTGATTCTGGTGTACCTGTCTCAATTACTTCAAAAAATGCAGCTGGCCCAGTTTAGTGCTTCAAATAGAAGCTGGAAGAAAATTCTTAGGAATACTGCCCCCCTGCCAGCTCCAGGACTCTCAGAGTAGAAAGAATACAGACTTTGGAAGCTTAAGACAAAGACTCAGTTTGAATCACGGCTCCCCTGGTTCCTAATGTTGTGGCCTTGGGCTCATTACTGAACTTCTGGGAccctgtttctttatctgtagaaTACAAATGGTGAACAGGGACGTCTGAGGAGTTAAGGAGATAGATCAGGGCCTGTCACACACCGCCCTCCTCAACAAATGGTAGTTCCAGTCTCCTTACCTGGAAGGCTGAGCAGACAATGGATTGACACAGGGTGGACTCTGCTTTGCAAAACCCCTACATTTTGTATAAACAACGGAGGCTAAATGGTTCTAGTTTCAGaacccccagcacacacaccaTAATGAGTGTTAATGGTAGTGCCCTAAGTCTTTCCTTCATCTGTCTGGTGAATGTTTACTGACAACCCTAGGGTCCCGCCCAGTCTCAGCCGCCGCCTGACCCTTGTGTACCTGGAGTAAGTCCGCCCTGTTCAGGGCGCTGGCTGCCACCTTCAGGAGGACTTCACTTTCCCCTGCGCTTGGCTTGGCCACTTCCTTCAAGTAAAGGTTTTCTGGTCCTCCAGGCTTGTCAAAGTACACTGCTAACATGGTCTCTGAGGACACAGGGTCGAACAAGGGTGAGGAGCCCGAGGTTCTTTGAGGGGCGCAGCGCCCCCTGCCGCCTCCAGGTGGACCCCACATGGAGAACACAGACTGGGACCGGGTGCAGTGAGGATGGCCGTGTGGGTTGGATGCGTTGGAGCAGGAAAACACTGAAGAGCGTAAAGCAACTTTCACTCCCTCTTACTTGGGGTACCCCGCCCGCCCGCGTCTCTGGAGCCCGTAAGAGTTACTTACTTGCTCCGGGCTGGCCCCGTCCGCTGCTCCAGGCGATACCGCGCggtcctcctctccctgccgGTCTTCGGAGCAGAATCCCGGAGCCGTAGCGCTGCCTCCGCCACGACTACAATGGACGGCTGGACTCCCAGCAGTGCGAGGGGTGTGGCTGACCAGAACCaaccctccccttcttccttctcctccttccttatttaaaatgcaaagttggtttgaaaaaaaagaaaaactagtgaCAGccaatcagattttcttttcctttgagctTCTGAAATCTAGTTTTCCTCTTGGTTTGGTATAAAATGCTGTTTATGCGCTTGCTTTGAGAAAACTTCCCTCTCTAGGCAACTAGATGGAAACTTTGCAATCCATTTCCCCAATAGGTCAGGCTTTTAGCCCATTTACGCTGTAGGTCTGGCTTCCTACCCTTCCTCTGGGCAGGTGTCTCGAGTACAAAGGACAAACGGTGCTGCTGAGATAAGAGAGGAGCCttaggggaaaagagaaagtaaagacgTCCTGGAATTCTTGTCACTTGTGCTCTTCCTCTTGTCTTTCCTGAGGCTTAAAGGAGCAGCCCCTGGAAGATGCTGACCAATGAGGCAATTTAGCCTGGTTAAAAGCTGGATAAATAGGCTGCatcagggtttctcaatctcgccactattgacattttggactaaataattctttgttgtgaaaGACTGGCTTGTGcagtgtgggatgtttagcagcatccctggtccaACAATAGATACCAACAATAAAATGTAACAAtaaaaaacatctccagacattgccagatattcctggggtgggggtgggggggcaaaAAATTGCTCCTGGTTAAAAACCACTGCATTAGAAGAATTATACATGTATGTGCACCTGCACAAAAATaggtaactttttctttttgttgcagtGACATAATTTTACCACCTCTTCACATGCCTTCTTTTATTTGATCATCATAATActttactaaaaagaaactgagaattagAAAGATTAATTTGGTTTCAAAGGGTACATCACTGGTGAGTTATCAGAGCCCGGAATCAAACTCAAATATCCTGGTCTCTGTATAGGGCTCTATAATAGAAAGAAAGGCTGCCCAGGGCAACCGTTTCTCCTATCAATTACAAAACCTCCACTCTCTTTATTTACTTCCCTCTGCTGAGCACACCTCTTACAAGAAGGTTACCCaaattatctgtttttataaGGCCCATTTTCCAGAAATGCTTGTCAGCTACTATCCCTCCTCCTGCCATCTGTGTCAAAGCCATTATTACAAAAAAAAGGGACAGAAGCCAAACAATGTACTCAGAGAGAAAGTCCTTGTGAGGCCTTTTCTGGAACCTGTGTGGTGAATATTTCTTGCTGCTTTCATGGATAGGCTCTAATTCTCAGAAGGACCATGTCACAGGGGGGGCAGGAAACCTCTGCTGTTGGCTCCCTGgtgattaaagaataaaatccaaacttggTAGCTGGCACTTAAAGTCatattctgtctctcttctccagaaAAAACCTGCTCATCTTTCAGGGCCCTGCTTATGCATCTCCTCTGAGGATTCTCCAGAAGGcattttctctccctcaccctcaccccttTGGTTTAGGTAAGAACCAAATCTGAAGAATAATATCAGAGTTTTCTGATAAGCAATGGAAAACAATGGACCCTGGGAAAAAGCTTGACTTATAGAGATTTATAGGAAAGTGAATATTTCATAAGAGTGTTTGCCAAGTCTCTAGCCCACAAGGGACTCAGATGGAGCTTCATAGATGGGCGGAGTCCTCCTTGCTCCTGAGAATGGTCAAGTACAGGGGTGTCAAAAAAACAAGGAGTCTTCTTGCCATCTTATATACCCCCAGCCTACAAAGATAGAGACCACTTCCCCTTTCATTGGTCTGCCGTAGTAATTTAGGCTGTTCCaacaatcaaaaaataatttaatgggaGCCAGCAGCCAGTCAAGATCTgtcagaatgaatgaaatatatgCCCAGCAAAATAGAGCAGCtacaggaaacaaatgaaaacttgaatttaaaaaacagttgaaAAGATTCAGGAGTactacaaaaatatttctagaattaaaaaaaaagatttcccaaTTAAACAATTCAGTAAATGATGTTTTGAAGGGGATGGTCATTATTGAGACCTGAATTAGTGGTTTAGAAGATTAAGGTCACAAGATATGTCAGGCAACACAGCAAAACCCTAAAGAGATGAGCATTCATAAAAGGATAAGAGATTTGGAGAATAAATTCTGGAGACCTCACCATGAAAATAACAGGAGTTTTAGAAAGAGGAggacactatatataaaatagataaacaggtttcttctgtatagcacagggaattatattcaataccctgtaacctatatatgaaatatatgtatgtatattatatatgtatctatatgtatgactgaaacagtatgctatacacctgaaattgccacaacattgtaaactgactacacttcaataaatgaaataaataaagaaatttttttaaaaagaaaggaggagaaatggaTGAAGATGACACAATAGTTAAAcaagtgataaaataaaaattgcctAAACTGTAGCAGATTCTACAAATTGAAATGGTTCGTGGATTTAAAGGATGGGTTGACTAAAAAAAACCACATATCTGTATTTTGTAAAATTCAGGAGAttgaggtatagctcagtggtagagcacttgcctagcatgcatgaggtcctgggttcaatctccagtatctccattaaataaataaatgaataaacctgattaccttacccccaaaacaaaacaacaacaaaacaaagcaaaacagaaacctATGGCTATATGCTGTGAAATTCTTAGTTCTATAGATTTCCAAGTAAAAAGAATAAGTTGTGTACAAAAGATTAAGAAATCAAAATGGCATCAGGTTTCCATCTGCAATCTGGAAGCTAGAAGAGTAGACTTACCATCTACTGACCAGAGGGAAAGGGCTGCAATCCAATAATCCTGTATCCAGCTAAGTcaggtatttttttcaatttgtcagggctaaaatacatatatatttgagaatATGCAAGAGTTCAGAAACACATGACccagagccagaaagagaaagaaaaacgccATATGAtaatcacttatttgtggaatctaaaaaaagggacacaaatggaGTACTTACTATTTATaagtgtaagcacatttgactgtcaaaaaaaaaaaaaaaaaaaaagagagaaacacatCACCCGGATCCACCTGTCAATACTTGAGTCAAGGCTCTAACCAAATAACAGCAGATGGAGAAGAAACAGTTGTAAACAACAAACTTTGCAAAATATATAGAATTAAACTGATTAGATTAAAATTCATAGTGGATAAGGGTGGATGGGGAGTATATATGAATGCtaaa
This sequence is a window from Camelus ferus isolate YT-003-E chromosome 15, BCGSAC_Cfer_1.0, whole genome shotgun sequence. Protein-coding genes within it:
- the TP53I3 gene encoding quinone oxidoreductase PIG3; translation: MLAVYFDKPGGPENLYLKEVAKPSAGESEVLLKVAASALNRADLLQREGQYPPPPGASNILGLEASGHVAELGPGCQGHWKIGDPAMVLLPGGGQAQFVTVPEGLLMPIPAGLTMLQAAAIPEAWLTAFQLLHLLGNVQAGDSVLIHAGLSGVGTAAIQLARMAGAIPLVTAGSQHKLQMAEKLGAVAGFNYKEEDFSEAALKFTKGAGVNLILDCIGGSYWEKNVNCLALDGRWILYGLMGGADISGPLFSKLLFKRGSLITSLLRSRDQKYKQMLVKAFTEQILPHFSMKGPQRLLPVLDRIYLMNKIQEAHEYMETNKNVGKIVLEMPQ